The Candidatus Cloacimonadaceae bacterium genome includes the window CAGAAGGAAGAAATCCACCATCGAGCGAACCGTGATTTCGGATTGACCGACACCGACCGTTTCGATCAGAATGACGTCATATCCTGCGGCTTCGCAGAGCACGATCGATTCACGGGTTTTCCTCGCCACCCCCCCTAAAATCCCGCTGCTTGGCGAAGGACGGATAAAACTTTGGGGATGGCGGCTGAGGATATCCATCCTCGTTTTATCTCCCAAAATGCTGCCTTTGGAAAGACTGCTGCTGGGATCGACGGCAAGCACCGCAATTTGGTGCCCTTGTTCGAACAGCCAGAGTCCGAAACTTTCGATGAAGGTGCTCTTCCCCGCTCCCGGCACTCCGGTGATCCCGATGCGAATGGCCTTTCCGCTGTGCGGCAAGAGCTTGCGCATCAGTTCCTGACCCGGCTCGAAGTGTTTGGGAGAATTGCTTTCGATGATGGTGATGGCTTTGGAGAGCAGGGTGCGATCTCCGGAAAGAACTCCCTGAACGAGGGTTTCCGTATCATAGTGCTTGCTGCGCGGAAATTTCGCTTTCGAAACGTGATCCGGAGCCAACATGGCAGGCATCACGCTCGTGGCAAACTCCTTTCCCGCGCCGATTGGAGTCCATTCCGGCTTTCGCTTTTCATTCATCACTTTTATCCGCTGATCGAGTCGAAGAGTTTCTCCATAATGGTGTTCGCCGCCTGGGGTAGTTTCGTTCCCGGACCAAAGATTGCCGCCGCTCCGTGAGAAAGCAGAAATTCATAGTCCTGAGCGGGAATCACGCCGCCGACGATGATGAGGATGTCTTCGCGCTTGAGCTTTTTCAATTCCCCAACAAGCTGTGGCAAAAGGGTCTTGTGCCCCGCTGCGAGGGAACTCATACCGATGATGTGGACGTCGTTTTCCACTGCCTGGCGTGCCGTTTCCTCAGGAGTCTGGAAGAGGGGACCGACATCGACGTCGAAACCCATATCCGCGTAGGCGGTGGCAACGACTTTGGCACCACGGTCATGACCATCCTGACCCATTTTGGCAATGAGGATGCGCGGTCTGCGACCCTCAGTTTCGGCAAATTTGTCCGTGAGGTCTCTCACTTTTTCGATATCATCCATATTGGCATACTCGCTGCTGTAAACGTTGTTGATTAGTTTGATGCTTGCCTGATGGCGTCCAAAGACCTTTTCCATGGCATCGGAGATTTCTCCCAGAGAGGCGCGGTTGCGAGCCGCGATAATGGCGCATTCAAGCAGATTTCCGTCTTTGGATTCGGCACATTTGGTGATCGCTGCCAGGCTTTTTTGTACCTTGTCGCTGTCGCGTTCAGCTCTGAGCTTTTTCAGCCTGGCAAGCTGAGAATCGCGCACGGCGCTGTTGTCCACTTCGAGGATTTCCATGGCGTCTTCGCGTTCGAGGACATATTTGTTCACGCCGACGATGATATCCGCTGCTGAATCGATTCTTGCCTGACGCCGGGCGGAAGCTTCTTCGATGCGCATTTTGGGCAGACCGGTCTCGATCGCTTTTGCCATGCCGCCGAGTCTTTCAACTTCGGTGATGTGTGCCCAGGCACGTTTCATCAGGCCGTCCGTCAATTTTTCCACATAGTATGAGCCAGCCCAGGGATCGATCACTTTGGTGATATTGGTCTCGTGCTGCAAAAAGAGCTGAGTATTACGCGCGATGCGAGCGCTGAAATCCGTTGGCAGGGCGATCGCTTCGTCCAAAGAGTTTGTGTGCAGGGATTGCGTGTGACCCATTGTCGCGGCATGGGCTTCGATGCAGGTGCGGGTGATATTGTTATATGGATCCTGTTCTGTGAGACTCCATCCCGAGGTTTGTGAATGAGTTCTCAGCGCCAGCGATTTGGGATTTTTGGGATTGAATTGATTGATGATCTTTGCCCAAAGCACTCTCGCTCCGCGCAGCTTGGCGATCTCCATGAAGTAGTTCATTCCTTCCGCCCAAAAGAAGGAAAGCCGCGGGGCGATCAAATCTATATCAATCCCCGCATCGATGGCGGTGCGGACATATTCAAGCCCGTCCGCGAGGGTATATGCCATCTCCAAATCCGCTGTGGCACCCGCTTCGTGCATGTGATAGCCGGAAATGCTGATGCTGTTGAAACGTGGCATTTTCTGTGAAGTGTAGCGGAAGATATCGGCAATGATGCGCATCGAGGGCTCGGGAGGATAGATATAGGTGTTGCGCACCATATATTCCTTCAGAATGTCGTTTTGGATCGTGCCGTTGAGCAGTTCCGGTGGCACGCCCTGTTCCTCGGCAGCGACGATGTAGAATGCCATGATCGGTATCACTGCTCCGTTCATGGTCATCGAAACCGACATCTGATCGAGCGGAATGCGATCAAAGAGGATCTTCATATCAAGGATCGAATCCACCGCCACACCAGCTTTTCCGACGTCGCCAGCTACTCTTTCGTGATCGGAATCATAGCCGCGGTGAGTAGCAAGGTCAAACGCGATCGAAAGTCCTTTCTGCCCCATCGCCAAGTTTCTGCGGTAGAAGGCGTTGCTCTCTTCTGCGGTGGAAAATCCTGCATATTGCCTGATCGTCCAGGGGCGTTGAATAAACATCGATGGATATGGACCCCTGAGGAAAGGCGGCAAACCGGAAAGATAGTCAAGATGCTGCACGGCATCGAGATCGCTCTTGGTATAGATAGGGCTGACGTCGATCTGCTCGTTGGTCTTCCAGATCGGGAAATCGGGTTTTGCCGCTTTTCCTGATGGGGAAAAACTCGGGGTCAGGTTGGTCAGATCAGGCTTCATGCGTTCACCCCCATGCGGATCGCGATATCTTTCAAAGTCTCGAAAGCGTTGGCGCGAAGATGGATAAAGATTTCCACTCCCGCGGTACGATAGCTTTCCACCATATCCGTGGGATAACCGGCAAGGATGATCACCGGTGGTGTGGGCAAAGCCTTCAGTTCCCTGCACAGAGCGGAAACCAGCGAAGGATAGCTTTCGTCCGTGGCGCATACGCATACGGCTTTGGGTTTGGCAGTTGCGACTTCATTGACTGCTGTGACAACGCTTTCAAACACGTTCTGATTGACGATGTCAAAGGCTGCGATCTGCAAAAATCCGATGGAGAAATCCACTCTCGGTTTGATCTGTGAGTTGATCCCAAAACCGAGCATCATGACGTCCGCTTTGTTTATCGATCTGTGAGCGAGAACGGCGTCTCTGAGAGCTTCGAGATGCATCGCGGCAGATAATCTTTCCCTGGTGGGAATCGCTTCCACTTTAAGATTCAGTGCTTCGGAGATCTGTTCGATATCTGCGTTGCGCAGCCAGGCTTCGGCGATCATGTCCACGATCAAATCATTATCGGGATGGTCTTTCA containing:
- the meaB gene encoding methylmalonyl Co-A mutase-associated GTPase MeaB, translating into MNEKRKPEWTPIGAGKEFATSVMPAMLAPDHVSKAKFPRSKHYDTETLVQGVLSGDRTLLSKAITIIESNSPKHFEPGQELMRKLLPHSGKAIRIGITGVPGAGKSTFIESFGLWLFEQGHQIAVLAVDPSSSLSKGSILGDKTRMDILSRHPQSFIRPSPSSGILGGVARKTRESIVLCEAAGYDVILIETVGVGQSEITVRSMVDFFLLMQIAGAGDELQGIKKGIMELADMIIVNKADGENIPAAQLAQRELNHALHYLRPSTKDWKTKALLCSAIKKTGIEEIWQSIQAFVQQGKTNSSFSTRRTEQITMWFESLITEAVLKSFYAKPGVAQTLPPLKEQVAKGEIPVLTAVKLLLEL
- the scpA gene encoding methylmalonyl-CoA mutase is translated as MKPDLTNLTPSFSPSGKAAKPDFPIWKTNEQIDVSPIYTKSDLDAVQHLDYLSGLPPFLRGPYPSMFIQRPWTIRQYAGFSTAEESNAFYRRNLAMGQKGLSIAFDLATHRGYDSDHERVAGDVGKAGVAVDSILDMKILFDRIPLDQMSVSMTMNGAVIPIMAFYIVAAEEQGVPPELLNGTIQNDILKEYMVRNTYIYPPEPSMRIIADIFRYTSQKMPRFNSISISGYHMHEAGATADLEMAYTLADGLEYVRTAIDAGIDIDLIAPRLSFFWAEGMNYFMEIAKLRGARVLWAKIINQFNPKNPKSLALRTHSQTSGWSLTEQDPYNNITRTCIEAHAATMGHTQSLHTNSLDEAIALPTDFSARIARNTQLFLQHETNITKVIDPWAGSYYVEKLTDGLMKRAWAHITEVERLGGMAKAIETGLPKMRIEEASARRQARIDSAADIIVGVNKYVLEREDAMEILEVDNSAVRDSQLARLKKLRAERDSDKVQKSLAAITKCAESKDGNLLECAIIAARNRASLGEISDAMEKVFGRHQASIKLINNVYSSEYANMDDIEKVRDLTDKFAETEGRRPRILIAKMGQDGHDRGAKVVATAYADMGFDVDVGPLFQTPEETARQAVENDVHIIGMSSLAAGHKTLLPQLVGELKKLKREDILIIVGGVIPAQDYEFLLSHGAAAIFGPGTKLPQAANTIMEKLFDSISG